Proteins encoded by one window of Yersinia massiliensis:
- a CDS encoding VirK/YbjX family protein — MHNISNTTSNPNNINSWGLIALLFKGNPALGGSWHKLMFRLKFIARSLICPKLTFNLLAILVKQPFLSKMLRNQPDLPCKLHRPYLANTFNNRQKLAVLQDHFELINQCMPASLRHNYAHHSPYKLTELTGKNEEKYSLYLAAIARFNKEGEITLMLTNEQQQTLAVLTFSLFYYQQQKTLFIGGLQGADNETPHSEIHLSTKACHGLFPKRLVLEAACSLAKLMGATQVIAVGNTTHIYQNWRYRAKKKDKLHADYDSFWRSLGGIQCSKGHFSLPTQIARKPLEDIASKKRAEYRRRYQLLDQLESGLAAHFIER; from the coding sequence ATGCATAACATTAGTAACACCACATCAAACCCTAACAATATTAACTCTTGGGGGTTAATCGCATTGCTGTTTAAAGGCAATCCCGCGTTGGGCGGTTCATGGCATAAGTTGATGTTTCGACTTAAATTTATTGCCCGAAGCTTAATTTGCCCTAAATTAACCTTTAACTTGTTAGCCATTCTGGTGAAACAGCCGTTTCTGAGCAAAATGTTACGCAATCAACCTGATTTACCCTGTAAATTGCATCGCCCTTATTTGGCTAATACCTTTAATAATCGCCAAAAGCTGGCGGTATTACAGGATCATTTCGAACTCATAAATCAATGTATGCCAGCGTCATTACGGCACAATTATGCCCATCACTCGCCGTATAAATTGACTGAGCTAACCGGTAAGAATGAGGAGAAGTACTCTCTATATTTGGCCGCTATCGCGAGATTCAATAAAGAGGGTGAAATTACGCTGATGCTGACCAATGAGCAACAACAAACGCTGGCCGTACTGACGTTCAGTCTATTTTACTATCAACAGCAAAAAACATTGTTTATTGGTGGCTTACAAGGGGCCGATAACGAAACTCCCCACAGTGAAATTCATCTCAGCACCAAAGCGTGCCATGGTTTATTTCCTAAACGTTTGGTATTAGAAGCCGCCTGTTCTTTGGCGAAACTGATGGGCGCAACACAAGTCATTGCGGTTGGGAATACCACGCATATTTATCAAAATTGGCGCTATCGAGCGAAGAAGAAAGATAAGTTACACGCAGATTATGATAGCTTCTGGCGCTCATTGGGCGGGATACAATGCTCAAAAGGCCATTTCAGCTTACCCACACAGATTGCACGCAAACCGCTTGAAGATATTGCGAGCAAAAAGCGGGCGGAATATCGCCGCCGTTATCAGTTGCTTGATCAACTCGAAAGCGGCTTAGCTGCACATTTTATCGAGCGCTAA
- a CDS encoding ATP-dependent endonuclease, translated as MYLERVDIVGFRGINRISLNLDDNTVLIGENAWGKSSLLDALTLLLSPEPQLYHFTVQDFYYPAGDENAKERHLQIIFTFCEKDIGHWRAPRYRQLAPLWINNDDGLHRIYYRVEGELADDGTVCTWRTFLDSEGQPLALHDIEKLARGVIRIHPVLRLRDARFMRRLRNTTLENGQQPDKVALNQQLDQLSRELVRNPQKLTNSELRQGLEAMRQLLEHYFAEFGSQSVGVRSHRFRPQPEREAWLALDNINRMVAEPNSRSMRLILLGMFSTLLQAKGPLSLDPHARPLLLVEDPETRLHPIMLSVAWGLLSQLPLQRITTTNSGELVSLVPVESICRLVRESSRVATYRIGPRGMSAEDSRRIAFHIRFNRPSALFARCWLMVEGETEIWLLNELARQCGHHFEAEGVKVIEFAQSGLRPLLKYANRMGIQWHVLTDGDDAGKKYAATVRTMAENDHERDRLTILPAPDMEHFLYRGGFDDVYHRVSGIPMNAKMQPRRVIEKAIHRTSKPDLAIEVTSQARDWGVESIPPLLKKMFSRVVWLARGRAD; from the coding sequence ATGTATCTTGAACGCGTTGATATAGTCGGTTTTCGCGGTATCAATCGTATTTCATTGAACCTTGATGATAATACCGTGTTGATCGGTGAGAATGCTTGGGGTAAATCCAGCTTATTAGATGCGCTTACGTTACTCTTATCCCCTGAACCGCAACTTTATCATTTCACCGTGCAGGATTTTTATTATCCGGCAGGGGATGAAAATGCGAAAGAGCGCCATTTACAGATTATTTTTACCTTCTGTGAGAAAGACATTGGCCATTGGCGTGCGCCTCGTTATCGCCAATTAGCCCCGCTATGGATAAATAATGATGACGGTTTGCATCGTATTTATTATCGGGTTGAAGGTGAATTGGCTGATGATGGCACCGTGTGCACTTGGCGCACATTCCTCGATTCAGAAGGCCAGCCGCTGGCGTTGCATGATATTGAGAAATTGGCGCGGGGAGTCATTCGCATTCATCCGGTACTGCGACTACGTGATGCGCGTTTTATGCGTCGGCTGCGTAATACCACCCTTGAAAATGGTCAACAGCCAGACAAAGTGGCGCTGAACCAACAGTTAGATCAGTTAAGCCGTGAATTGGTGCGCAACCCACAGAAATTGACTAACTCCGAACTGCGTCAAGGGCTAGAAGCCATGCGTCAACTACTCGAGCATTATTTTGCTGAGTTTGGCTCGCAGTCAGTCGGCGTACGTAGCCACCGCTTTCGCCCACAACCCGAGCGTGAGGCTTGGCTGGCGCTCGACAATATCAACCGAATGGTGGCTGAACCCAATAGCCGTAGTATGCGATTGATATTATTGGGTATGTTCTCAACGTTACTGCAAGCTAAAGGCCCGCTAAGCCTTGATCCTCATGCCCGCCCCTTACTGTTGGTTGAAGACCCTGAAACTCGCTTGCACCCCATTATGCTATCCGTTGCTTGGGGGTTACTCAGCCAACTTCCCCTACAGCGAATTACGACCACTAATTCCGGTGAGTTAGTGTCATTGGTGCCTGTGGAGAGCATTTGCCGGTTGGTACGTGAATCGTCACGGGTGGCAACTTACCGTATTGGACCACGTGGCATGAGTGCGGAAGACAGCCGCCGCATCGCGTTTCATATCCGCTTCAATCGGCCTTCAGCCTTATTCGCTCGTTGCTGGTTGATGGTGGAGGGGGAAACAGAAATCTGGTTACTCAATGAGCTAGCGCGTCAGTGTGGCCATCATTTTGAAGCTGAGGGCGTCAAAGTGATTGAGTTTGCCCAAAGTGGTTTACGGCCGCTGTTGAAGTACGCTAATCGTATGGGGATCCAATGGCATGTTCTGACGGATGGCGATGATGCCGGCAAAAAGTATGCTGCCACGGTACGAACAATGGCGGAAAATGATCATGAACGGGATCGCTTAACCATTTTGCCAGCACCCGATATGGAGCACTTTTTATATCGAGGTGGTTTTGATGATGTTTACCACCGAGTATCGGGAATACCGATGAATGCAAAAATGCAGCCACGTAGGGTGATTGAGAAAGCTATTCATCGCACCTCCAAGCCAGATCTTGCCATTGAGGTGACCAGTCAGGCCAGAGATTGGGGGGTAGAATCAATCCCCCCGTTACTGAAAAAAATGTTCTCGCGTGTTGTTTGGCTCGCGCGTGGGCGGGCAGACTAG